Proteins encoded within one genomic window of Manis pentadactyla isolate mManPen7 chromosome 4, mManPen7.hap1, whole genome shotgun sequence:
- the CCDC200 gene encoding coiled-coil domain-containing protein 200 isoform X2, which produces MGSAYHWEARRRQMALDRRWLMAQQQQRQEEQEMKNLQEKEVQSERNPQTSRELQQKQKPPPAKPQLPSPSAEPQPPTAQPVEQQQLQLCAQLWQQNAEDTLTQCASKAVRQDSERPGPQRGSMGTHQVGGQSDDLSNKLQGGLKIQDPDFRKSYQSSPDKYTQPARFTSRNYTQQW; this is translated from the exons ATGGGAAGTGCTTACCACTGGGAGGCCCGTCGTAGGCAGATGGCTTTGGACAGGAGGTGGCTGATGGCCCAGCAGCAGCAACGGCAGGAAGAGCAG GAAATGAAGAATCTCCAAGAGAAGGAAGttcagtctgagagaaatcccCAGACATCCCGGGAGTTGCAGCAGAAGCAGAAGCCACCACCGGCCAAACCACAGCTGCCATCCCCATCCGCGGAACCGCAGCCGCCCACTGCGCAGCCAGTCGAGCAGCAGCAGCTGCAGCTTTGTGCGCAGCTGTGGCAGCAAAATGCCGAAGACACTCTTACTCAGTGCGCCTCCAAAGCTGTTCGGCAGGATTCCGAAAGGCCAGGTCCCCAGCGTGGCTCAATGGGAACCCACCAAGTTGGAGGGCAATCCGATGACCTTAGCAACAAATTGCAAGGAGGGCTGAAGATCCAAGACCCTG ATTTCAGGAAATCGTACCAGTCTAGCCCAGATAAATACACCCAGCCAGCACGATTCACG